One genomic segment of Lampris incognitus isolate fLamInc1 chromosome 2, fLamInc1.hap2, whole genome shotgun sequence includes these proteins:
- the LOC130108203 gene encoding caveolin-3-like, giving the protein MADINHSLEKKIKMDIHTREIDLTSRDPKRINEDVVKVDFEDVIAEPDGTHSMDGVWKLSYTTFTVSKYWCYRILSAILGIPVSLLWGFLFACLSFCHIWAVMPCIKSCVIESQCLSRIYSLTVRTFCDPLFEAVGKIFSGMRVALRKEV; this is encoded by the exons ATGGCCGACATCAACCACAGCctggagaaaaaaataaagatgGACATTCACACCAGAGAGATAGACCTCACCAGCAGGGACCCAAAGCGGATCAATGAAGATGTTGTTAAG GTGGACTTTGAAGATGTGATTGCGGAGCCTGATGGCACACACAGCATGGACGGGGTGTGGAAACTCAGCTACACCACCTTCACTGTGTCCAAGTACTGGTGCTACCGCATCCTGTCGGCCATCTTGGGCATCCCCGTGTCTCTGCTGTGGGGCTTCTTGTTCGCCTGTCTGTCCTTCTGCCACATCTGGGCCGTTATGCCTTGCATTAAGAGCTGCGTGATCGAGTCCCAATGTCTGAGCCGTATCTACTCGCTAACCGTGCGGACCTTCTGCGACCCGCTCTTTGAGGCCGTGGGCAAGATATTTAGTGGTATGAGGGTGGCTCTACGCAAGGAGGTGTAA
- the LOC130130854 gene encoding isotocin receptor-like — protein sequence MEPLDSGALNVSWAGNWTQGNGSGPENRTANPLKRNEEVAKVEVAVLVLVLLLALVGNLCVLVVIHSRKPGHSRMYYFMKHLSIADLVVAVFQVLPQLIWDITFRFYGPDLLCRLVKYLQVVGMFASTYMLVLMSVDRCLAICQPLRSLHKRKDRVYVASSWALSLVLSAPQAYIFSLKEIGNGVHDCWGDFVQPWGAKAYITWISLAIYIIPVAILSICYGLISFKIWQNFKLKTRRGQAMSLAPRASKGAVFSRVSSVRLISKAKIRTVKMTFVIVLAYIVCWTPFFFVQMWSAWDPAAPREDTAFIIAMLLASLNSCCNPWIYMFFAGHLFHDLVRCCVCCSTRYLRASTCSCRSQCSHKSSSSTFAIKNASSQRSLTQTSSTGGAGQPS from the exons ATGGAGCCGCTCGACTCGGGAGCCCTCAACGTCTCGTGGGCTGGTAACTGGACCCAGGGCAACGGCAGCGGTCCAGAGAACAGGACAGCGAACCCCCTGAAACGGAACGAAGAGGTGGCCAAGGTGGAGGTCGccgtgctggtgctggtgctgctgctggcgCTCGTCGGCAACCTGTGCGTCCTGGTCGTCATCCACAGCAGGAAGCCCGGCCACAGTCGGATGTACTACTTCATGAAGCACCTCAGCATCGCGGACCTGGTGGTGGCCGTCTTCCAGGTCCTGCCGCAGCTCATCTGGGACATCACCTTCCGCTTCTACGGGCCGGATCTGCTGTGCAGGCTCGTCAAGTACTTGCAGGTGGTGGGCATGTTCGCGTCCACCTACATGCTGGTGCTGATGTccgtggacaggtgtctggcgaTATGCCAGCCGCTCCGCTCTTTGCACAAGAGGAAGGACCGCGTCTATGTCGCCTCGTCTTGGGCGCTCAGCCTGGTACTGAGCGCCCCCCAAGCCTACATATTCTCTCTGAAGGAGATCGGCAACGGAGTCCACGACTGCTGGGGGGACTTTGTGCAGCCGTGGGGCGCCAAAGCCTACATCACCTGGATAAGCCTGGCCATTTACATCATACCGGTGGCCATACTGAGCATCTGCTACGGCCTGATAAGTTTCAAGATATGGCAAAACTTCAAGCTGAAGACCAGAAGGGGACAGGCCATGTCGCTGGCCCCGAGGGCCTCCAAGGGGGCCGTTTTCTCCCGCGTCAGCAGCGTCAGGCTGATTTCGAAGGCCAAGATCAGAACGGTGAAAATGACTTTTGTCATCGTGCTCGCCTACATCGTTTGCTGGACGCCGTTCTTCTTTGTGCAGATGTGGTCTGCGTGGGACCCCGCTGCACCCAGAGAAG acACGGCCTTCATCATCGCCATGCTGCTGGCCAGTCTCAACAGCTGCTGTAACCCCTGGATCTACATGTTCTTCGCCGGCCACCTGTTTCACGACCTGGTGCGGTGCTGCGTCTGCTGCTCCACGCGGTACCTGAGAGCCTCCACCTGCAGCTGCCGGAGCCAGTGCAGTCACAAGAGCAGCTCCTCCACCTTCGCCATCAAGAACGCCAGCAGCCAGCGGAGCCTCACGCAGACCTCCAGCACGGGGGGAGCGGGACAGCCCAGCTAA